One genomic segment of Sebastes fasciatus isolate fSebFas1 chromosome 17, fSebFas1.pri, whole genome shotgun sequence includes these proteins:
- the LOC141754008 gene encoding 1-phosphatidylinositol phosphodiesterase-like, with translation MGGIRGGPVKMEKMLIELMVLVGVIGLSYGAVQRPDYDDTPNPEFLNPSWMDSIPDDQPLSEITMPGTHNAMALYGGVYAECQTWSLASQLRAGVRFLDVRVRHAKGNLTIHHGVSYQRAHFGHVLEGVADFLREYPSETVLMRVKEELSDTNDIYGAVVDYIHRYANWDLLWHSRLVPSMGEARGKVIVLQDFSGPDLGMRYGSLDIADNWKVPTLIHVEDKWQSVYEHLEAAPAGNKDQIFLTYSSGAGLFAYPRAIAQRVNPQLYDYLRAKTDLNQRLGIICMDFPAAPVIQMIIDFQLREGIKRKQAVNAVPSKASLKNTISSLRKKMIKHFNVNI, from the exons ATGGGCGGCATCAGAGGAGGTCCCGTGAAAATGGAGAAGATGTTAATTGAGCTGATGGTGCTAGTGGG AGTCATTGGTTTGAGTTACGGTGCCGTTCAGAGACCTGACTATGATGACACGCCCAACCCGGAGTTCCTCAACCCGTCCTGGATGGACAGCATCCCCGATGATCAGCCGCTGTCTGAGATCACCATGCCTGGGACCCACAACGCCATGGCCCTGTACGGCGGTGTGTATGCTGAGTGTCAGACCTGGAGCCTGGCCTCCCAGCTCCGAGCAGGCGTCCGCTTCCTAGacgtccgtgtccgtcacgCCAAAGGGAACCTCACCATCCATCACGGGGTGTCCTATCAGCGGGCGCACTTCGGCCACGTGCTGGAGGGTGTGGCTGACTTCCTTCGAGAGTATCCCAGTGAGACAGTGCTGATGCGTGTGAAGGAGGAGTTGAGTGACACGAATGACATCTACGGTGCTGTGGTAGACTACATCCATCGCTACGCTAACTGGGACCTGCTGTGGCACAGCCGGCTCGTGCCGTCCATGGGAGAGGCCCGAGGGAAAGTCATCGTCCTGCAAGACTTTTCTGGGCCAGATTTGGGGATGCGCTATGGTTCCCTGGACATAGCCGATAACTGGAAG GTACCCACACTCATACATGTGGAGGATAAATGGCAGAGTGTCTATGAGCACCTGGAGGCTGCACCTGCAGGAAACAAGGACCAGATTTTTCTCACCTACAGCAGTGGAGCTGGTTTGTTCGCGTACCCCAGAGCCATCGCTCAGCGCGTCAATCCACAACTGTACGACTACCTGAGGGCCAAGACGGACCTGAACCAGCGCCTTGGAATCATATGCATGGACTTCCCTGCTGCTCCTGTTATTCAAATGATCATTGACTTCCAACTGAGAGAGGGCATAAAGAGAAAACAGGCCGTTAACGCGGTACCTAGCAAGGCAAGtttgaaaaatacaatttcttcaCTGAGAAAGAAGAtgatcaaacattttaatgttaatatcTGA
- the LOC141754007 gene encoding 1-phosphatidylinositol phosphodiesterase-like produces the protein MMGGIRGVPVKMEKVLIKLMVLAGVIGLSYGAVQRPDYDDTPNPKFLNPSWMDSIPDDQPLSEITMPGTHNTMALYGGVYAQCQTWSLASQLRAGVRFLDVRVRHAKGNLTIHHWMVYQWAHFGHVLEGVTDFLREYPSETVLMRVREELSETNDIYGAVVDYIHRYANWELLWHSQLVPTMGEARGKLIVLQDFSGPNLGMRYGSLDIADKWKVYSLLHVEKKWQSVYEHLEAAPAGNKDQIFLTYSSGAGLFAYPRAVAQRVNSQLYDYLSAKTDLNQRLGIICMDFPAAPVIQMIIDFQRREGIKRKQAFDAIHCEASLKNTIYDIISSLRKNIKHFTNV, from the exons ATGATGGGCGGCATCAGAGGAGTTCCAGTGAAAATGGAGAAGGTGTTAATTAAGCTGATGGTGCTAGCGGG AGTCATTGGTTTGAGTTACGGTGCCGTTCAGAGACCTGACTACGATGACACGCCCAACCCGAAGTTCCTCAACCCGTCCTGGATGGACAGCATCCCCGATGATCAGCCGCTGTCTGAGATCACCATGCCTGGGACCCACAACACCATGGCCCTGTACGGCGGTGTGTATGCTCAGTGCCAGACCTGGAGCCTGGCCTCCCAGCTCCGAGCCGGCGTCCGCTTCCTAGacgtccgtgtccgtcacgCCAAAGGGAACCTCACCATCCATCACTGGATGGTCTATCAGTGGGCGCACTTCGGCCACGTGCTGGAGGGTGTAACTGACTTCCTTCGAGAGTATCCCAGTGAGACAGTGCTGATGCGTGTGAGGGAGGAGTTGAGTGAGACGAATGACATCTACGGTGCTGTGGTAGACTACATCCATCGCTACGCTAACTGGGAACTGCTGTGGCACAGCCAGCTCGTGCCGACCATGGGAGAGGCTCGAGGGAAACTTATCGTCCTGCAAGACTTTTCTGGGCCAAACTTGGGGATGCGCTATGGTTCTCTGGACATAGCCGATAAATGGAAG GTATACTCACTCCTGCATGTGGAGAAGAAATGGCAGAGCGTCTATGAGCACCTGGAGGCTGCACCTGCAGGAAACAAGGACCAGATTTTTCTCACCTACAGCAGTGGAGCTGGTTTGTTTGCGTACCCCAGAGCCGTCGCTCAGCGCGTCAATTCACAACTGTACGACTACCTGAGTGCCAAGACGGACCTGAACCAGCGTCTTGGAATCATATGCATGGACTTCCCTGCTGCTCCTGTTATTCAAATGATCATTGACTTCCAACGGAGAGAGGGCATAAAGAGAAAACAGGCCTTTGACGCAATACATTGTGAAGCAAGTTTGAAAAACActatatatgatataatttCTTCACTGAGAAAgaatatcaaacattttactaATGTCTGA
- the mrpl9 gene encoding large ribosomal subunit protein bL9m isoform X2, protein MKMWSSGGRRVLQELLSQPAVRSFSLSPAQNTVVVERWWQVPLSKVGSPPRLHPRRHRIYKLVEDTTHAPKEKMELILTQTVPKVGGRGDTVFVKKAVGRNKLLAEGLAVYPSVENKQMFSEELRLLREGKPEERIQTRTGQLTVELLKRTKLKINKMPSDEFQLTKEVVCRQFQKKLLIVVPPHALSLPFESVKDVGDYWCEVTVNGMDVVRIPISLMPYEDPSASYQRQLKTQMQEQQEQQEQQAAADEATVQAVSEAAVEKAAVEAAAVSEAIVKAVSEAAVEAASDAAVEAEAGKDSLSEAAASGVSAAKEESAASTQTSPDTTAPPSDSPKKD, encoded by the exons ATGAAGATGTGGAGCTCAGGAGGCCGTCGTGTCCTTCAGGAGCTGCTCAGCCAGCCGGCTGTCAGGAGCTTCTCTCTGAGTCCTGCTCAG AACACAGTTGTGGTGGAGCGCTGGTGGCAGGTGCCTTTATCTAAAGTAGGCAGCCCACCGAGGCTTCACCCCCGAAGACACAGAATCTACAAGTTGGTCGAAGACACCACACACGCTCCCAAGGAGAAGATGGAGCTCATCCTGACTCAGACGGTACCCA AGGTCGGTGGACGAGGAGACACCGTGTTTGTGAAAAAGGCTGTTGGCAGAAATAAGCTGTTGGCCGAAGGCCTTGCAGTGTATCCATCAGTGGAGAACAAACAGATGTTTTCTGAGGAGTTAAGA CTTCTGCGTGAAGGGAAGCCAGAGGAAAGAATCCAAACCCGCACCGGACAATTG acagTGGAGCTTCTTAAACGCACCAAGTTGAAGATAAACAAGATGCCTTCGGATGAATTCCAGCTCACTAAAGAAGTCGTCTGCAGACAGTTTCAAAAGAAG CTGCTAATCGTTGTGCCACCTCATGCATTGAGTCTCCCATTTGAGTCGGTCAAGGACGTGGGTGACTACTGGTGTGAAGTTACG GTTAATGGAATGGACGTAGTTCGCATCCCCATTTCACTGATGCCATATGAGGACCCATCTGCAAGTTATCAGCGGCAGTTGAAAACACAAATGCaagagcagcaggagcagcaggagcagcaggcgGCCGCAGAC GAAGCTACTGTGCAGGCAGTTTCTGAAGCTGCCGTGGAAAAAGCTGCTGTGGAGGCAGCTGCAGTTTCTGAAGCTATTGTGAAGGCCGTTTCTGAAGCTGCAGTGGAGGCAGCTTCTGATGCTGCTGTAGAAGCTGAAGCAGGTAAAGACTCTTTGAGTGAAGCTGCAGCCTCAGGAGTTTCTGCTGCTAAAGAAGAATCAGCAGCAAGTACACAGACGAGTCCAGACACAACAGCACCACCTAGCGACAGCCCGAAGAAAGATTAA
- the mrpl9 gene encoding large ribosomal subunit protein bL9m isoform X1: MKMWSSGGRRVLQELLSQPAVRSFSLSPAQNTVVVERWWQVPLSKVGSPPRLHPRRHRIYKLVEDTTHAPKEKMELILTQTVPKVGGRGDTVFVKKAVGRNKLLAEGLAVYPSVENKQMFSEELRLLREGKPEERIQTRTGQLTVELLKRTKLKINKMPSDEFQLTKEVVCRQFQKKLLIVVPPHALSLPFESVKDVGDYWCEVTVNGMDVVRIPISLMPYEDPSASYQRQLKTQMQEQQEQQEQQAAADVSELAAAEEATVKAVSEAAVEEAAGAAVSEAALEEATVQAVSEAAVEKAAVEAAAVSEAIVKAVSEAAVEAASDAAVEAEAGKDSLSEAAASGVSAAKEESAASTQTSPDTTAPPSDSPKKD; this comes from the exons ATGAAGATGTGGAGCTCAGGAGGCCGTCGTGTCCTTCAGGAGCTGCTCAGCCAGCCGGCTGTCAGGAGCTTCTCTCTGAGTCCTGCTCAG AACACAGTTGTGGTGGAGCGCTGGTGGCAGGTGCCTTTATCTAAAGTAGGCAGCCCACCGAGGCTTCACCCCCGAAGACACAGAATCTACAAGTTGGTCGAAGACACCACACACGCTCCCAAGGAGAAGATGGAGCTCATCCTGACTCAGACGGTACCCA AGGTCGGTGGACGAGGAGACACCGTGTTTGTGAAAAAGGCTGTTGGCAGAAATAAGCTGTTGGCCGAAGGCCTTGCAGTGTATCCATCAGTGGAGAACAAACAGATGTTTTCTGAGGAGTTAAGA CTTCTGCGTGAAGGGAAGCCAGAGGAAAGAATCCAAACCCGCACCGGACAATTG acagTGGAGCTTCTTAAACGCACCAAGTTGAAGATAAACAAGATGCCTTCGGATGAATTCCAGCTCACTAAAGAAGTCGTCTGCAGACAGTTTCAAAAGAAG CTGCTAATCGTTGTGCCACCTCATGCATTGAGTCTCCCATTTGAGTCGGTCAAGGACGTGGGTGACTACTGGTGTGAAGTTACG GTTAATGGAATGGACGTAGTTCGCATCCCCATTTCACTGATGCCATATGAGGACCCATCTGCAAGTTATCAGCGGCAGTTGAAAACACAAATGCaagagcagcaggagcagcaggagcagcaggcgGCCGCAGACGTCTCAGAACTTGCTGCTGCGGAGGAAGCTACTGTGAAGGCTGTTTCTGAAGCTGCCGTGGAAGAAGCTGCT GGAGCTGCAGTTTCTGAAGCTGCACTTGAGGAAGCTACTGTGCAGGCAGTTTCTGAAGCTGCCGTGGAAAAAGCTGCTGTGGAGGCAGCTGCAGTTTCTGAAGCTATTGTGAAGGCCGTTTCTGAAGCTGCAGTGGAGGCAGCTTCTGATGCTGCTGTAGAAGCTGAAGCAGGTAAAGACTCTTTGAGTGAAGCTGCAGCCTCAGGAGTTTCTGCTGCTAAAGAAGAATCAGCAGCAAGTACACAGACGAGTCCAGACACAACAGCACCACCTAGCGACAGCCCGAAGAAAGATTAA
- the prcc gene encoding proline-rich protein PRCC, with amino-acid sequence MSLVAYGSSDDSDSEGTSTSAAPVSSGGLFSLLPAPKKKTTGGNEGGPRKETRDTRSAGDSSSNDDPDPQPSKGGLFSSLPKPRKRAEPVKISVPQIQRRDSDDDDDDEPAKKKVQPQGSGLSSLLPQPRNMTVKEMDRLLIPHTLTKRQEPKGPKPGAPAQGLLGSSASPSAIKAAAKSAALQLARQIASDDQDEEDITPQNYFSLGESSQPLPAVVPSLEPDPVAPAEPLAPAPADDEPGQSDAPLDFGGSQEGAGPWGGQYAQLQQPIAGPEALPPGYYSEPYYEDPDVEAEEPGNSAMFDDEAFMRLQGKRNRGKEEVKFLEIKGDDQLSGNQQWMTKSMTEEKQTRQSFSKKKGEMPTGQQRRKHQITYLIHQAKERELELKNSWADNKLTRRQTQAKYGF; translated from the exons atgtcttTAGTCGCTTATGGCAGCAGTGATGACAGTGACTCAGAAGGCACCTCAACTTCTGCAGCACCGGTCAGCTCAGGAGGGCTCTTCTCTCTCCTGCCTGCTCCCAAGAAAAAGACAACAGGAGGAAACGAGGGAGGACCAAGAAAGGAGACAAGAGACACCCGTTCAGCAGGGGACAGCTCGTCAAACGATGACCCAGATCCTCAGCCATCTAAAGGAGGCTTATTTTCTAGTCTGCCTAAGCCGAGGAAGCGAGCAGAGCCTGTCAAGATCAGTGTGCCACAGATCCAGAGACGGGAT TcagacgatgatgatgatgatgaaccaGCAAAGAAGAAAGTACAACCTCAG GGTTCAGGCCTTTCCTCCCTTCTACCACAACCCAGAAACATGACAGTGAAGGAGATGGACAGACTCCTGATCCCTCACACGCTCACCAAGCGCCAAGAACCCAAAGGACCCAAACCTGGAGCGCCGGCTCAGGGTCTACTTGGCTCTAGTGCGTCTCCCTCCGCTATCAAAGCTGCAGCGAAATCGGCCGCCTTGCAGCTGGCCAGACAAATAGCCAGCGACGACCAGGACGAGGAGGACATAACCCCACAGAACTACTTTTCTCTGGGCGAGAGCTCGCAGCCTCTCCCCGCGGTCGTCCCAAGCTTAGAGCCTGACCCGGTAGCCCCCGCAGAACCTCTTGCGCCTGCACCTGCAGATGATGAGCCGGGTCAGTCGGACGCCCCACTCGACTTTGGGGGGAGCCAGGAGGGAGCAGGTCCATGGGGAGGTCAATATGCTCAGCTTCAACAGCCCATAGCAGGCCCAGAAGCTCTCCCTCCG GGATACTACAGTGAGCCATACTACGAGGATCCTGACGTAGAGGCTGAAGAGCCCGGCAACTCTGCCATGTTTGATGATGAAGCG TTCATGCGGCTGCAAGGGAAACGGAACCGGGGcaaagaggaggtgaagttCCTGGAGATCAAGGGGGACGACCAGCTGAGCGGAAACCAGCAGTGGATGACCAAGAGCATGACGGAAGAGAAGCAGACCCGTCAGTCCTTCAGCAAG AAAAAGGGAGAAATGCCCACAGGACAACAGCGACGCAAGCACCAGATAACATATCTCATTCACCAG GCAAAGGAACGCGAGTTGGAGCTGAAGAACAGCTGGGCAGATAACAAGCTGACCCGCCGGCAGACGCAGGCCAAATACGGTTTCTAA